The following coding sequences lie in one Catharus ustulatus isolate bCatUst1 chromosome 5, bCatUst1.pri.v2, whole genome shotgun sequence genomic window:
- the FOXI3 gene encoding forkhead box protein I3, with protein MSAGELQQAQPRASAPAAAPAPPQPRSAQEAPDMAVYCSENFSVYPQPSLHPPGAAAAAAAAAAAAAAAAASSGQRAGGYALGDYGAPANAGYLWGMNSPAPYLQGPPGAAAAAASPFLPPASYGCSRGGQLVGSPPAPGSPSAGGAELSWLSLASQEELLKLVRPPYSYSALIAMAIQSAPERKLTLSHIYQYVAENFPFYKRSKAGWQNSIRHNLSLNDCFRKVPRDEDDPGKGNYWTLDPNCEKMFDNGNFRRKRKRRSEPNVPAAASAASSLGGLKAEEERPIPAAGKPCGNSPPPELDPSPSARDHPKSSSPSSIISSTPSCLSTFFSGMSSLSGGGSRLTGGLGSDLHHRNFSAGQLSSGTFTPSSSSSQEVPSPEQLQRVAGPSPAYYSSFHPSSGSQGAQYNHYYNFTVNSLIYTRDGTEV; from the exons ATGAGCGCCGGTGAGTTGCAGCAGGCGCAGCCCAGAGCCTCGGCGCCGgcggccgcccccgcgcccccgcagccccgcagcGCGCAGGAAGCCCCCGACATGGCCGTGTACTGCAGCGAGAACTTCAGCGTCtacccccagcccagccttcacccgcccggcgccgccgccgccgccgccgcggccgccgccgccgctgctgccgccgccgcctcctcggGGCAGCGGGCGGGCGGGTACGCGCTGGGGGACTACGGGGCTCCCGCCAACGCCGGCTACCTGTGGGGCATGAACAGCCCCGCTCCCTACCTGCAGggcccgcccggcgccgccgccgccgccgcctcgcccTTCCTGCCGCCCGCCTCGTACGGCTGCTCGCGGGGCGGGCAGCTCGTGGGCTCGCCCCCGGCCCCCGGCTCGCCGTCGGCGGGCGGCGCGGAGCTGAGCTGGCTCAGCCTGGccagccaggaggagctgctgaagctgGTGCGGCCGCCCTACTCGTACTCGGCGCTGATCGCCATGGCCATCCAGAGCGCGCCCGAGAGGAAGCTCACCCTCAGCCACATCTACCAGTACGTGGCCGAGAACTTCCCCTTCTACAAGCGCAGCAAGGCCGGGTGGCAGAACAGCATCCGCCACAACCTCAGCCTCAATGACTGCTTCCGCAAGGTGCCCCGCGACGAGGACGACCCCG GGAAAGGAAACTACTGGACCTTAGATCCCAACTGTGAGAAGATGTTTGACAATGGGAACTTCCGTCGCAAACGCAAGCGGCGCTCCGAGCCCAACGTCCCCGCAGCCgcctctgcagcctcctctctGGGGGGCCTGAAGGCCGAGGAAGAGCGACCCATCCCAGCCGCAGGCAAACCGTGTGGAAACAGCccacccccagagctggaccCCTCACCCTCTGCCAGGGACCACCCCAagagctcctctccctccagtATCATTTCATCCAcccccagctgcctcagcaccTTCTTCAGCGGCATGAGCTCCCTGAGCGGCGGAGGCAGCCGGCTGACAGGGGGTCTCGGCAGCGACCTGCATCACAGGAACTTCTCTGCTGGACAGCTGAGCAGTGGCACTTTCaccccttccagcagctcttctCAGGAGGTgccttccccagagcagctgcagcggGTCGCGGGACCTTCCCCTGCCTACTACAGCTCCTTCCACCCCAGCAGCGGCAGCCAGGGAGCCCAGTACAACCACTACTACAACTTCACAGTCAACAGCCTCATCTACACACGGGATGGGACAGAGGTGTag
- the LOC116996983 gene encoding uncharacterized protein LOC116996983, with translation MEIMRDAKPWKLPPALDKYKSTYRKDFGWHDDFHSPIQAHVPKPSYPPLAELPKCYLPQCRSSDLRPRRAGKLEILAEPMHDLSCCPPLPAPALTSESEGALALREPPSSNLLTYQQFAQDLYQERQYNADQNKHNNMSSSVLIQDSSDPDWKSVYQQDYQRRKGIPSELYTEEIRPSPVFPEENRFNEGRWVTEYADSYNIFLKRLDWSSPIFGQWLPFGKDARWTPRWREPAH, from the exons ATGGAGATAATGAGGGATGCAAAGCCGTGGAAG ctgccCCCCGCCCTGGACAAGTACAAGAGCACGTATCGCAAGGATTTCGGCTGGCACGACGATTTCCACTCACCCATCCAGGCGCACGTACCG aaaCCTTCGTACCCTCCACTGGCAGAACTCCCCAAGTGCTACCTGCCGCAGTGCCGCTCCTCCGACCTGCGGCCGAGACGGGCGGGGAAACTCGAGATCCTGGCGGAGCCCATGCACGACCTGTCTTGTTGTCCtccccttccagctcctgctctgacaTCTGAATCTGAGG GGGCATTGGCACTGAGGGAACCACCATCTTCAAACTTGCTCACCTACCAGCAATTCGCCCAGGATTTGTACCAGGAGAGGCAGTACAATGCTGATCAAAACAAGCACAACAACATGAGCTCATCTGTTTTAATACAAG ACTCCTCTGACCCTGACTGGAAAAGTGTCTACCAGCAAGATTACCAGCGCAGGAAAGGAATCCCTAGTGAGCTCTACACAGAGGAGATAAGGccttctcctgttttccctgaGGAAAATCGCTTCAATGA GGGCCGCTGGGTTACTGAGTATGCAGACAGCTACAACATCTTCCTGAAGAGGCTGGACTGGTCATCTCCCATCTTTGGCCAGTGGCTGCCCTTTGGGAAGGACGCACGATGGACACCGCGATGGAGAGAGCCCGCTCACTGA